The Strix uralensis isolate ZFMK-TIS-50842 chromosome 16, bStrUra1, whole genome shotgun sequence genome has a window encoding:
- the PLK1 gene encoding serine/threonine-protein kinase PLK1, producing the protein MSAAGGKAARPAAPVEPARAGSAMAAAGGKEVPKVLVDPRTRRSFVRGRFLGKGGFARCYELAEAGSREVFAGKVVPKSLLVKPHQKEKMSMEIAIHRSLAHRHVVGFQGFFEDADFVYVVLELCRRRSLLELHKRRKALSEPEVRYYLRQTILGCQYLHSHRVIHRDLKLGNLFLSDDMEVKIGDFGLATKVEYDGERKKTLCGTPNYIAPEVLGKKGHSFEVDIWSIGCIMYTLLVGKPPFETSCLKETYIRIKKNEYTIPKHINPVAANLIQKMLRSDPATRPTIDELLNDEFFTSGYIPSRLPTSCLTIAPRFSIAPSGLELNGRKPLTALNKGPDSPALENLPEKEDVAGLRELGDAVDSHLADMLEQLTAVNLAKPSERVAVRQEEAEDPACIPIFWVSKWVDYSDKYGLGYQLCDNSVGVLFNDSTRLIMYSDGDNLQYIEQNSTESFFTVRSYPSALNKKITLLKYFRNYMSEHLLKAGANITPREGDELARLPYLCTWFRTRSAIVLHLSNGTVQINFFQDHTKVILCPLMAAVTYIDEKRDFRTYKLSLIEEHGCCKELASRLRYARTMVEKLLGSKSGSARMKPSA; encoded by the exons ATGAGCGCGGCGGGCGGGAAGGCGGCGCGGCCGGCGGCCCCGGTGGAGCCggcccgggcgggcagcgcgatggcggcggcgggcgggaagGAGGTACCGAAGGTGCTGGTGGATCCGCGGACCCGGCGCAGCTTCGTGCGCGGGCGGTTCCTGGGGAAAGGCGGCTTTGCGCGGTGCTACGAGCTGGCGGAGGCCGGGAGCCGCGAGGTGTTCGCGGGCAAagtggtgcccaagtcgctgCTGGTGAAGCCGCACCAGAAGGAGAAGATGTCCATGGAGATCGCCATCCACCGCAGCCTGGCCCACCGCCACGTCGTCGGCTTCCAGGGCTTCTTCGAGGACGCTGACTTCGTCTATGTCGTGCTGGAGCTCTGCCGCCGCAGG TCGCTGCTGGAGCTGCACAAGCGGCGGAAGGCGCTGAGCGAGCCCGAGGTGCGGTACTACCTGCGCCAGACCATCCTGGGCTGCCAGTACCTGCACAGCCACCGTGTCATCCACCGGGACCTCAAGCTGGGCAACCTCTTCCTCAGCGACGACATGGAGGTCAAGATCG GTGACTTTGGCCTGGCCACCAAAGTGGAGTACGATGGTGAGCGCAAGAAAACCCTGTGTGGGACCCCCAACTACATTGCCCCAGAGGTGCTGGGCAAGAAGGGACACAGCTTTGAGGTGGACATCTGGTCCATTGGCTGCATCAT GTACACTCTGCTGGTTGGGAAACCGCCTTTTGAAACTTCTTGTCTCAAAGAAACGTACATCCGAATCAAGAAGAACGAGTACACTATTCCCAAG CACATCAACCCCGTAGCTGCTAACCTCATCCAGAAGATGCTGAGGTCCGACCCTGCCACGCGCCCGACGATCGACGAGTTGCTGAATGACGAGTTCTTCACGTCGGGGTACATCCCCAGCCGCCTGCCCACCAGCTGCCTCACCATTGCACCCAGGTTTTCAATCGCTCCCAGCGGACTTGAGCTGAACGGGCGGAAGCCGCTGACTGCGCTCAACAAAG GACCGGACAGCCCTGCGCTAGAGAACTTGCCCGAAAAGGAGGATGTAGCGGGGCTGCGGGAGCTGGGCGATGCTGTTGACAGTCACTTAGCTGACATGCTGGAGCAGCTGACTGCAGTCAACTTGGCCAAGCCCTCCGAGAGAGTGGCAGTGAGACAAG aaGAAGCTGAAGACCCAGCCTGCATTCCCATCTTCTGGGTTAGCAAATGGGTGGACTACTCAGATAAATATGGTCTAG GTTACCAGCTGTGTGACAACAGCGTTGGAGTTCTCTTCAATGACTCCACTCGTCTTATTATGTACAGCGATGGGGACAACCTGCAGTACATTGAGCAAAACAGCACCGAGTCCTTCTTCACTGTGAGATCCTACCCCTCTGCCTTGAACAAGAAG ATAACACTATTGAAATACTTCCGCAACTACATGAGCGAGCACTTGCTGAAGGCGGGGGCGAACATCACGCCGCGGGAAGGAGACGAGCTGGCCCGTTTACCCTACCTCTGCACGTGGTTCCGCACCCGTAGCGCCATCGTCCTGCACCTCAGCAATGGCACCGTGCAGATCAACTTCTTCCAG GACCACACCAAAGTCATCTTGTGCCCTCTCATGGCCGCTGTCACGTACATAGATGAGAAACGGGACTTCCGCACGTACAAGCTGAGCCTCATCGAGGAGCACGGCTGCTGCAAGGAGCTGGCCAGCCGCCTGCGCTACGCTCGCACCATGGTGGAGAAGCTCCTCGGTTCAAAGTCTGGCTCGGCCCGTATGAAACCCTCTGCTTAG